From a region of the Candidatus Dependentiae bacterium genome:
- a CDS encoding LicD family protein: MRLLLFFLLLFCSHGVASFNYTESKTIIKLYQIMKDIHELFQEEELEYWCNFGTLLGAVRHGGIIPWDDDLDICINNKQEAQLLALKPTLDYLGYGLGKTAYGYTIYPLDGTEIPGTNKLYPYLDIFLMHEKNNNLYHQYSTTDNPFIWGKRDGGPIYIRPEELFPLKNYTFGSLSIKGPANGAKRLNYIYGTQWNTSAMQDHTHNPALALDELAQRQLDNDMRQPARPYGPLQETVSTYLKLYPKKTNYDAVIVGFVNFADGMGRQPITLCDCLKDAVSLGFINTRGGIKDLDLTDVPERIKTILTSYDRVAKYKVALFTDVVVTNNFDIVPDTFYKQLPKSTIKLAFTKFESNTIPKSWVKIFNSTFDALIVPDKCLVSVYQKSGVTLPIFVLPPAMYLDEFLEQPVKATSHKPFVFATTAAFDPRKNHVMLLDAFAQAFKNNPQVTLKINGRNQSPLLDELKAHIKKLGLTNVEITANKLSWQDYTAFMSSFDCYISVSKGEGYSLQGRESLALGIPVIAVDNSSQSTLCNSGFICPVAAQITIPAYYPHLKETVGSYSVCKLSHVSQAMKAVFNNYQLYLKKAQGGRKWVEHYNYKNLKNTYITLVKPKAVTLGSTNTVTADCLITNSLSLYNKYTSAHKADN; the protein is encoded by the coding sequence ATGAGATTGTTGCTCTTTTTTTTATTGCTTTTTTGCTCTCACGGCGTAGCTTCTTTTAATTATACAGAAAGCAAAACTATTATAAAACTTTACCAAATTATGAAAGATATTCATGAGCTTTTTCAAGAAGAAGAACTTGAGTATTGGTGTAACTTCGGGACTCTTTTAGGCGCTGTTAGGCATGGCGGCATTATCCCCTGGGATGATGATCTTGATATTTGTATAAACAACAAGCAAGAAGCGCAGTTACTTGCTCTTAAACCTACACTTGATTATTTAGGATACGGTCTTGGAAAAACTGCTTATGGCTACACTATATATCCACTTGATGGCACAGAAATTCCAGGCACAAATAAACTCTACCCTTATTTAGATATTTTTTTAATGCATGAAAAAAACAACAATCTCTATCATCAGTATAGTACCACTGATAACCCCTTTATTTGGGGAAAACGGGATGGCGGGCCAATTTATATACGCCCTGAAGAGTTATTTCCGCTTAAAAATTACACTTTTGGGAGCCTCTCTATAAAAGGGCCAGCCAATGGAGCAAAGCGCCTCAATTACATTTATGGTACTCAGTGGAATACGAGCGCTATGCAAGATCATACGCATAATCCTGCTTTAGCTCTCGATGAACTTGCGCAACGACAACTAGACAACGATATGCGGCAACCAGCCCGACCATATGGCCCTTTACAAGAAACAGTAAGTACCTACCTAAAACTATATCCCAAAAAAACTAACTATGACGCAGTTATTGTAGGCTTTGTAAATTTCGCTGATGGTATGGGGCGTCAGCCAATAACACTTTGTGATTGCCTTAAAGACGCTGTATCTTTAGGCTTTATTAACACCCGAGGTGGCATTAAAGACTTAGATCTAACTGATGTGCCTGAAAGAATTAAAACTATTTTAACTTCTTATGATCGTGTAGCAAAGTATAAAGTAGCCTTATTTACCGATGTAGTAGTTACCAATAATTTCGATATCGTGCCTGATACATTTTATAAACAACTACCTAAAAGTACTATAAAACTTGCTTTTACCAAGTTTGAGTCTAATACTATACCTAAATCATGGGTGAAAATATTTAACAGCACTTTTGATGCTCTTATAGTACCAGACAAATGCTTAGTAAGCGTATACCAAAAATCTGGGGTAACCTTACCCATTTTTGTTCTTCCTCCAGCAATGTACCTTGATGAATTTTTAGAGCAGCCCGTAAAGGCAACTTCTCATAAGCCATTCGTATTTGCTACTACTGCAGCTTTTGATCCACGCAAAAATCATGTAATGCTTCTAGACGCTTTTGCGCAAGCTTTTAAAAATAATCCACAAGTTACACTCAAAATTAACGGTAGAAACCAAAGCCCATTACTAGATGAACTTAAAGCACATATAAAAAAACTTGGGTTAACTAACGTTGAAATTACCGCTAATAAACTATCCTGGCAGGATTATACAGCGTTTATGAGTTCATTTGATTGCTACATATCAGTATCTAAAGGTGAAGGATACTCACTACAAGGACGCGAATCACTTGCTTTAGGCATACCTGTTATCGCAGTAGATAATAGCTCACAATCAACTCTTTGTAATTCCGGTTTTATTTGCCCCGTAGCTGCTCAAATTACAATACCAGCTTATTATCCCCATTTAAAAGAAACTGTCGGCTCATATTCTGTATGCAAGCTCTCTCATGTTAGTCAAGCAATGAAAGCTGTCTTTAATAATTACCAACTTTATTTAAAAAAAGCTCAAGGTGGCAGAAAGTGGGTAGAACACTATAATTATAAAAACCTCAAAAATACCTATATAACACTCGTAAAACCAAAAGCTGTTACCCTAGGTTCAACAAACACAGTTACTGCTGATTGTCTTATTACTAATTCACTAAGCTTATATAACAAATATACTTCTGCTCATAAGGCTGATAATTAA